The Salvia splendens isolate huo1 chromosome 21, SspV2, whole genome shotgun sequence genome includes a window with the following:
- the LOC121784419 gene encoding LRR receptor-like serine/threonine-protein kinase SIK1, with product MLQILVLGRNHLTGPIPQNLFNRLTSLSEVSLEWNMLSGPIPASIGKLVELRYLNLNNNKLSGRVPESIGRLQNLQTLDMSENQLSGPIPNSIGNLSNLTKFNLGYNRLSGSIPPSIGNMKSLKSLGLSDNALSGPIPNSIGKLQRVKSVYMKNNNLRGNIPTSIGDMTLLEEIHLSNNSFTGKIPATLSRLDNLLDLDLSKNGLSGPIPPIRKLNYLDLSSNPLSLRAIPPWLQQLPLVTLNLSQTGLVGQLPEWLSSSTLSSLDLSANSLTGELPAWIGNITRLSFFSLSRNQFNSSFLPQIRNLSKLFHLDLSHNNFSGGIGEFGTMASLSHLILSHNPLRGKIPESLGKLGYLYALELQGNGLSGEIPKELAEANNLRIVKLSENGLSGEIPEGILNIELLKEFDVSRNRLSGKIPHHKIKLPASSFAGNPGLCGDPLAPCKN from the coding sequence ATGCTACAAATCCTCGTTCTTGGCAGGAACCATCTCACGGGCCCGATCCCCCAAAATCTTTTCAACAGATTGACATCTCTCTCAGAAGTCTCGCTGGAGTGGAACATGTTGTCTGGACCGATACCGGCCTCGATAGGAAAATTGGTGGAGCTAAGATACCTCAATTTGAACAACAACAAATTGAGCGGAAGAGTGCCTGAGTCCATCGGAAGGCTTCAAAACCTCCAAACACTGGACATGTCAGAAAACCAACTATCCGGGCCCATACCAAACTCAATTGGAAACCTATCCAATCTCACAAAATTCAATCTCGGCTACAATCGCCTCAGCGGAAGCATCCCACCGTCCATCGGAAACATGAAATCCCTCAAATCACTCGGGCTATCCGACAACGCACTCTCCGGCCCGATCCCTAACTCCATCGGCAAGCTACAGAGGGTTAAAAGTGTGTATATGAAAAACAACAATCTGAGGGGCAACATTCCCACAAGCATTGGCGACATGACTCTCCTGGAAGAAATACATCTCTCCAACAACAGCTTCACCGGCAAAATCCCAGCAACCCTATCCAGACTTGACAACTTACTCGACCTAGACCTATCCAAAAACGGGCTTTCCGGCCCGATCCCGCCCATCCGCAAACTCAATTACCTAGACCTTTCCTCCAACCCTCTATCCCTCCGCGCAATTCCTCCATGGCTACAACAACTTCCCCTCGTCACACTCAACCTCAGCCAGACGGGCCTCGTGGGGCAGCTGCCCGAGTGGCTATCCTCATCGACATTGTCGTCACTCGACCTCTCTGCCAACTCCCTCACCGGAGAACTCCCCGCCTGGATCGGAAACATCACAAGGCTATCGTTCTTCAGCCTCTCCAGAAACCAATTCAACTCATCATTCCTTCCTCAAATCCGTAACCTCTCTAAGCTTTTTCATCTTGATCTCTCACACAACAACTTTTCCGGAGGAATCGGAGAATTTGGCACTATGGCCTCTCTGTCTCATCTCATTCTCTCTCATAATCCGTTGCGAGGCAAGATTCCGGAATCTTTGGGGAAATTGGGGTATCTCTATGCACTGGAACTCCAAGGAAACGGTCTGTCTGGGGAGATTCCCAAGGAGCTGGCCGAGGCCAACAATCTGCGTATTGTTAAGCTGTCGGAAAACGGCTTGAGCGGGGAGATTCCAGAGGGAATCTTGAATATTGAGTTGCTCAAGGAGTTTGATGTTTCCAGGAATCGGTTGAGTGGGAAGATTCCGCACCATAAAATCAAGTTGCCTGCTTCGTCGTTTGCTGGGAATCCTGGTCTATGTGGAGACCCCCTTGCTCCCTGCAAAAACTAA
- the LOC121784418 gene encoding DNA damage-repair/toleration protein DRT100-like, whose amino-acid sequence MANHRTTYLLVLLIFHSIFLESRACHPTDREALLDFKRRITADPSKLLESWIPDKDCCTRWAGIACDTSTGRVLNLTCPGRDWDSETGPIDTSMSGTLSPFIGNISSLQVLDLGNLKELKGRIPFELGKLALLVFGLKWS is encoded by the coding sequence ATGGCAAATCATCGAACCACATACCTCCTTGTCCTCCTCATTTTCCACTCCATTTTCCTCGAATCCCGAGCTTGCCACCCTACGGATAGAGAGGCTCTCCTCGATTTCAAGAGAAGAATCACTGCCGATCCCTCGAAATTGCTTGAGTCCTGGATTCCTGACAAAGATTGTTGCACTAGATGGGCGGGAATCGCGTGCGACACTTCAACGGGTCGAGTCCTGAATTTGACCTGTCCAGGGCGTGATTGGGACTCTGAAACGGGGCCCATAGACACCTCAATGTCTGGGACATTGTCACCGTTTATAGGGAATATATCTTCTCTTCAAGTTCTTGATTTGGGGAATCTAAAGGAGTTAAAGGGGCGCATCCCGTTTGAATTAGGCAAGCTTGCGCTACTTGTTTTTGGACTCAAATGGTCTTGA